The following are encoded in a window of Candidatus Eremiobacterota bacterium genomic DNA:
- a CDS encoding radical SAM protein, with protein MEKSSNQPVREWIKSHRLRFPGYGVWLIGNEPNTAPPDQWEGAALRVLVFRLSPYHTTSTSMTQGLLGQIASGIAGTYVDYGFMPPSMEAGQLIRRSMPPLFGTTSGRPFSDFHVIAFSNSVAQELVNLPWLLGNSRIPLDFQQRMAMKAMPLLVMGGANGQSAFAACGDPRHSMVDALFFGEAEKYFAGMLSLIKEGLLEGAPKPEILKSLQQQIPAVYTAAGGSAGRERSLCSSLEGVEPLVKNPLWYDEESLGTGSLAIDAGCPHLCAFCKEAWEARPYRMRPVEEIAAALEQAKRFQGLDSVNIHSFNVTSHRDILAICRKAGEALARVLVKSQRFDYAARHPELIEAQRALGKNNFTFGLEGISARLRAFLAKNISEAQALRALASLYEGPVRQVKLFLILTGFEEERDYLEFHSFLVRVRDLRSRHRGSGKSPFVLSLTPLISMPHTPMQFNPFPGIGALSESTRKLVLLGESMGMVVRESITPREAHMAQLLLFADSTKASALIEASGKGFYGKEITHAIYKAFVDALPAPWKLWAEGEKTSRDSFPWDCIGAGAGKEALYRAYLALKEKLNEPGPPDAVRSSPPSRGTLIREKEKSQKTIWFTVESGRELAGVPLRFFQVALARALMLGCDSLAAFYREPGPPLDEPLFPLWGTRHFSLIFHDAPACDLQGGIARIAPQWAWSVKGHYREGPEALPGGFILELAMEGFINEHYARQFSTMLTSLGLQHSIRKRGDARVYLFSGKASGRTGISHVLFDYRRQVLHCAVRYRGGCEKIFERSGIRSLWEKNAIAPPRIVAWWRESESLRCGECGKPLWVDALSGEPVSSHPCGSAGRP; from the coding sequence GTGGAAAAAAGTAGCAATCAGCCTGTCAGGGAGTGGATAAAGAGCCACAGGCTCCGCTTCCCTGGATACGGTGTATGGCTTATCGGCAATGAGCCCAATACGGCTCCTCCCGACCAATGGGAAGGTGCCGCCCTCAGGGTCCTCGTGTTCCGCCTTTCGCCCTATCACACGACAAGCACTTCGATGACCCAGGGCCTCCTGGGGCAGATCGCCTCGGGAATCGCCGGCACCTATGTGGATTATGGTTTCATGCCGCCTTCAATGGAGGCGGGGCAGCTGATCCGCCGGTCCATGCCTCCGCTCTTCGGTACCACCTCGGGAAGGCCCTTCAGTGACTTCCATGTGATTGCTTTCAGCAACTCGGTGGCCCAGGAACTGGTGAATCTCCCCTGGCTTCTCGGCAATTCGCGTATTCCTCTTGATTTTCAGCAGCGCATGGCGATGAAGGCCATGCCCTTGCTTGTCATGGGCGGCGCCAACGGGCAATCCGCCTTCGCAGCATGCGGAGATCCCCGTCACTCCATGGTTGATGCCCTCTTTTTCGGCGAGGCTGAGAAATATTTCGCCGGGATGCTCTCCCTGATCAAGGAAGGCCTCCTTGAGGGAGCGCCGAAACCTGAGATTCTCAAGAGCCTGCAGCAGCAAATCCCGGCAGTTTACACCGCCGCAGGGGGATCGGCCGGGAGGGAGCGTTCCCTCTGCAGCAGCCTTGAAGGAGTGGAGCCCCTTGTAAAGAATCCCCTCTGGTATGACGAAGAGTCCCTCGGAACGGGGAGTCTTGCCATTGACGCCGGGTGCCCCCACCTTTGCGCCTTCTGCAAGGAGGCCTGGGAGGCCCGCCCTTACAGGATGCGCCCCGTGGAAGAAATAGCGGCGGCCCTGGAGCAGGCGAAGCGCTTCCAGGGGCTGGACTCGGTGAACATTCATTCCTTCAACGTGACAAGCCATCGTGATATTCTCGCCATATGCAGGAAGGCGGGAGAGGCTCTTGCCCGCGTCCTTGTGAAAAGCCAGCGATTTGATTATGCAGCCCGTCACCCTGAGCTTATCGAGGCCCAGAGGGCTCTCGGGAAAAACAATTTCACCTTCGGGCTTGAAGGCATAAGCGCCCGCTTGAGGGCTTTTCTCGCCAAGAACATCTCGGAAGCCCAGGCATTGAGAGCCCTGGCCTCCCTCTATGAGGGCCCTGTGAGGCAGGTAAAGCTGTTCCTCATTCTCACGGGCTTCGAGGAGGAGAGGGATTATCTTGAGTTCCACTCCTTCCTTGTGAGGGTGAGAGACCTCCGGTCCCGTCACAGGGGCAGCGGGAAGTCGCCCTTTGTGCTCTCCCTGACCCCTCTCATCTCGATGCCCCATACCCCCATGCAGTTCAATCCTTTTCCCGGCATTGGCGCGCTCTCGGAAAGCACCAGAAAGCTTGTCCTCCTGGGAGAATCAATGGGCATGGTGGTGAGGGAGAGCATCACGCCCCGCGAGGCGCACATGGCGCAGCTCCTCCTCTTTGCCGACAGCACGAAGGCTTCGGCGCTCATCGAGGCTTCGGGGAAGGGCTTTTACGGCAAAGAGATCACCCATGCGATATACAAGGCTTTTGTCGATGCTCTTCCCGCCCCCTGGAAGCTCTGGGCTGAAGGAGAGAAGACATCCCGGGACAGCTTCCCATGGGATTGTATCGGAGCCGGAGCCGGCAAGGAGGCGCTTTACCGGGCATACCTGGCACTGAAAGAGAAGCTCAATGAGCCGGGCCCTCCGGATGCCGTGAGGAGCAGTCCCCCTTCAAGGGGCACTCTCATCAGGGAGAAAGAAAAGTCCCAAAAGACCATCTGGTTTACCGTAGAGAGCGGGCGGGAGCTGGCAGGGGTGCCCCTCCGGTTTTTCCAGGTTGCCCTGGCCCGGGCTCTCATGCTCGGATGCGATTCACTTGCGGCTTTTTACAGGGAGCCGGGTCCTCCCCTTGACGAGCCGCTCTTTCCACTGTGGGGAACGAGACATTTCAGCCTGATATTTCATGATGCCCCGGCCTGTGACCTTCAGGGCGGCATCGCCAGGATTGCGCCTCAATGGGCATGGTCTGTGAAAGGCCATTATCGGGAAGGCCCTGAGGCCCTGCCGGGCGGTTTCATCCTTGAGCTCGCCATGGAAGGCTTCATCAATGAGCACTATGCACGGCAATTCTCCACCATGCTCACCTCTCTGGGCCTCCAGCACTCCATAAGGAAAAGAGGGGACGCAAGGGTTTACCTCTTTTCAGGGAAGGCCTCAGGGAGGACCGGGATTTCTCACGTGCTCT
- a CDS encoding YgiQ family radical SAM protein, which translates to MHRPIKGAPRSPRPFLPATREEMDALGWDQLDVLIVTGDAYVDHPSFGPAVIARVLEAEGLRVGVLPQPDWRSRDAFTVMGLPRLFCGISAGNLDSMLAHYTAEKHKRHDDDYTEGGTAGKRPHRATTVYSQCVRAAFPGTPVVIGGIEASMRRTVHYDYWDDRLRPSILADSKADLLVYGMGEQAVREVARRCAGGSHDFSGIRGTARLLGAREGRDYSLEALCLLPSWEECRADMRKLLELTKAVEREQNPWCGRRLVQFHGERPLVVEPPQPPLSPEELDRIYELPFTGRPHPLHKGEIPAYTMVKDSVTVVRGCAGGCSFCSLGFHQGRLLTSRTLPSVKREVTRLAEQPGFRGTISDLGGPTANLYGCANGISKKCRTCRRGSCLYPFICSNFAVDGAKALGLYRSIGAMPQVKHLFISSGIRMDVALRCPPYVRELCRHHVPGHLKVAPEHLHPSVTARMRKPRAEVFHEFCGLFEKESRKAGKEQYIVPYFIAGFPGCGEEEMKAVRDFLKARKWNLRQVQSFIPLPMTPAAAMFFTGLDYATGKPVAVIKGTGPRERQKTMLTGRRRRQGTEREPQGKSAPGRKAGSGKK; encoded by the coding sequence TTGCATCGGCCGATTAAGGGAGCACCGCGCTCTCCACGCCCTTTTCTCCCCGCCACAAGGGAAGAGATGGATGCCCTCGGCTGGGATCAGCTTGACGTGCTCATTGTGACAGGCGATGCGTATGTGGATCATCCCTCTTTCGGCCCTGCCGTCATTGCGAGGGTTCTTGAGGCAGAGGGCCTCCGCGTAGGTGTTCTGCCGCAGCCGGACTGGCGCTCCCGCGATGCCTTCACGGTGATGGGCCTCCCCAGGCTCTTCTGCGGGATAAGCGCGGGAAACCTCGACTCAATGCTTGCCCATTACACGGCTGAGAAGCATAAGCGCCATGATGATGACTATACAGAGGGCGGGACCGCCGGGAAGCGACCTCACAGGGCAACGACAGTCTATTCGCAGTGCGTCAGGGCCGCATTCCCCGGGACACCGGTGGTAATAGGCGGGATAGAGGCGAGCATGCGCAGGACCGTCCATTATGACTACTGGGATGACAGGCTGAGGCCCTCAATTCTTGCCGATTCCAAGGCCGATCTCCTTGTCTATGGCATGGGAGAGCAGGCAGTGAGGGAAGTGGCCCGGCGCTGCGCAGGGGGAAGCCATGACTTCTCGGGGATAAGGGGGACAGCGCGCCTGCTGGGTGCCAGGGAAGGAAGGGATTATTCCCTCGAGGCCTTGTGCCTCCTTCCCTCCTGGGAGGAATGCCGGGCAGACATGAGAAAGCTCCTGGAGCTTACCAAGGCTGTGGAGAGAGAGCAGAACCCATGGTGCGGCCGCCGCCTGGTGCAGTTTCACGGCGAGAGGCCCCTGGTGGTTGAGCCACCTCAGCCGCCCCTTTCACCTGAGGAGCTTGACAGGATCTATGAGCTTCCCTTCACGGGAAGGCCCCATCCTCTCCACAAGGGCGAAATCCCCGCGTACACCATGGTGAAGGACTCCGTCACCGTCGTGAGGGGATGCGCCGGGGGCTGCAGCTTCTGCAGCCTGGGCTTTCACCAGGGAAGGCTCCTTACCAGCAGGACCTTGCCCTCGGTGAAGAGGGAGGTGACGCGCCTTGCTGAGCAGCCGGGGTTTCGGGGAACCATAAGCGATCTTGGCGGTCCCACGGCAAATCTTTACGGGTGCGCCAACGGGATATCGAAAAAATGCAGAACCTGCCGGAGAGGGAGCTGCCTTTATCCCTTTATCTGCAGCAATTTCGCCGTAGACGGCGCGAAGGCCCTGGGCCTTTACAGGTCCATCGGCGCGATGCCGCAGGTGAAGCACCTCTTCATAAGCTCCGGTATCAGGATGGACGTGGCTTTGAGATGTCCCCCCTACGTGAGGGAGCTCTGCAGGCACCATGTGCCGGGGCACCTGAAAGTGGCTCCCGAGCACCTCCATCCCTCGGTGACGGCAAGGATGCGCAAGCCCCGCGCCGAGGTCTTCCACGAGTTCTGCGGGCTTTTTGAAAAAGAGAGCAGGAAGGCGGGAAAAGAGCAGTATATCGTGCCATACTTCATTGCAGGCTTTCCCGGGTGCGGCGAGGAGGAGATGAAGGCCGTCAGGGATTTCCTCAAGGCCAGGAAATGGAATCTCAGGCAGGTCCAGAGCTTCATTCCCCTGCCGATGACGCCGGCTGCCGCAATGTTTTTCACGGGCCTTGACTACGCCACGGGAAAGCCCGTGGCCGTAATCAAGGGAACGGGCCCGCGGGAGAGGCAGAAGACCATGCTCACCGGCAGGAGAAGGAGGCAGGGCACAGAAAGGGAGCCTCAGGGGAAAAGTGCCCCCGGGAGAAAGGCCGGCAGTGGAAAAAAGTAG
- the rph gene encoding ribonuclease PH, producing MKRRDDRRDDALRTVTLERNYIPHAEGSVLISSGKTRVICTATVEEKVPSWLKDSGKGWVTAEYGMLPRSTQVRINREKSLSSGRSHEIQRLIGRSLRAVIDLGRLGERTIWIDCDVLEADGGTRTASINGAMIALADAVKHLREKKALQEGILTDFVAAISAGILEGRVLLDLDYLEDREAGVDMNIIMTGSGKMIEVQGTAEHEPFSRPQLEALLDLGALGIKEVIRLQKKTIHDDMPLLFTAAALESLHAAE from the coding sequence ATGAAAAGAAGAGATGACCGCCGTGATGACGCCCTCCGCACCGTTACCCTTGAGCGAAACTACATACCCCATGCCGAGGGATCGGTCCTCATCTCCTCGGGAAAGACAAGGGTGATCTGCACCGCCACCGTCGAGGAGAAAGTGCCTTCCTGGCTCAAGGACAGCGGGAAGGGATGGGTCACCGCCGAGTACGGGATGCTTCCGCGGTCCACACAGGTCCGCATCAACAGGGAGAAAAGCCTCTCCTCGGGGAGAAGCCACGAGATACAGCGCCTCATCGGGCGGTCTCTGCGCGCCGTGATTGACCTCGGCAGGCTCGGCGAGAGGACCATATGGATTGACTGCGATGTCCTTGAAGCCGACGGGGGGACAAGGACGGCCTCGATTAACGGGGCAATGATAGCCCTCGCCGACGCGGTAAAGCACCTTCGGGAGAAGAAAGCCCTCCAGGAGGGCATACTGACTGATTTTGTGGCGGCGATCAGCGCGGGCATCCTGGAGGGGAGGGTGCTGCTGGACCTCGACTACCTCGAGGACAGGGAAGCCGGTGTGGATATGAATATCATCATGACAGGCTCGGGAAAGATGATCGAGGTCCAGGGCACGGCTGAGCACGAGCCCTTCAGCAGGCCTCAGCTTGAGGCCCTTCTTGATCTCGGCGCGCTGGGGATAAAAGAAGTGATCAGGCTGCAGAAAAAGACCATCCATGACGATATGCCCCTTCTTTTTACCGCCGCCGCCCTGGAGAGCCTCCACGCCGCAGAGTAA
- a CDS encoding FHIPEP family type III secretion protein, with protein METGKIEEQATTFSLLTTSELKGEFLPWSLGDRGQQSFIKLKRKDEVAYLYAGVGSVLHAEVQKALMRLVNEGWSAQGEVHVTFEGDRDMLTDRFLERDAITIELGTSLLPLVDPYAGTPLLERLNVLRDEIAQALGFVIPSINVKDNLSLEPNAYLIRLRESPVTSGELYLERFLAMGSLDQLGAIKGWSMLEPTYKMNAKWIEPGEREKAEEAGCIVQGALNVLITHIDSVLVAHGKDILGLQETHDLLSRLSVSHPVVVEEFLSDAKKLRKVRKVLQNLLAENVSIKDLVTIMEIVGDNAEDLNASSLMTEHVRRGLAHQICWSLADREGIISALALSESLEKELSASLVDALGGAYLSLQKESEEQLISLVRKSLEEHEHPPVIITGPAVRIYLSGLLGSYFPHLAFLSTEEITPGVRLHAAGQVKGSLFPRGEKEARADRKPRKPRKFWNKTD; from the coding sequence ATGGAAACAGGAAAAATCGAGGAGCAGGCCACGACATTCTCGCTTCTCACCACTTCTGAGCTCAAGGGGGAGTTTCTGCCCTGGTCCCTTGGCGACAGGGGCCAGCAGAGCTTCATCAAGCTCAAGAGAAAGGATGAAGTAGCCTATCTTTACGCCGGAGTGGGATCGGTTCTCCACGCCGAAGTGCAGAAAGCGCTGATGCGCCTCGTCAACGAGGGGTGGTCCGCCCAGGGCGAGGTCCACGTCACTTTTGAAGGTGACCGCGACATGCTCACCGACCGTTTCCTGGAGCGTGATGCCATCACCATAGAGCTGGGGACATCCCTCCTTCCCCTCGTGGATCCCTACGCGGGAACGCCCCTCCTTGAGCGCCTCAACGTGCTGAGGGACGAGATCGCACAGGCCCTCGGGTTTGTCATCCCGAGCATCAACGTGAAAGACAACCTCTCACTCGAGCCTAATGCCTATCTCATAAGGCTCAGGGAATCCCCCGTCACCTCAGGAGAGCTTTACCTCGAGCGGTTCCTCGCGATGGGCAGCCTTGATCAGCTTGGCGCCATAAAGGGATGGAGCATGCTTGAGCCCACCTATAAGATGAATGCCAAGTGGATAGAGCCCGGTGAGAGGGAGAAGGCCGAAGAGGCGGGGTGCATAGTGCAGGGCGCCCTTAACGTCCTCATCACCCACATAGACAGTGTCCTTGTTGCCCACGGGAAGGATATCCTGGGCCTCCAGGAGACTCATGACCTGCTCTCGAGGCTTTCTGTCTCCCATCCCGTTGTCGTTGAAGAGTTCCTGAGCGATGCAAAGAAGCTCCGCAAGGTGAGAAAGGTGCTCCAGAACCTTCTTGCGGAGAATGTCTCGATAAAAGACCTGGTGACCATCATGGAGATAGTGGGCGACAATGCCGAGGACCTGAACGCTTCAAGCCTTATGACGGAGCACGTGAGGCGCGGCCTCGCGCACCAGATATGCTGGTCCCTGGCCGACAGGGAAGGCATTATAAGTGCCCTTGCTCTGAGCGAGAGCCTTGAGAAGGAGCTTTCGGCATCGCTTGTCGATGCCCTGGGAGGCGCTTACCTCTCCCTTCAGAAGGAAAGCGAGGAGCAGCTGATTTCTCTGGTGAGAAAGTCCCTTGAGGAGCATGAGCATCCCCCGGTGATCATCACGGGGCCCGCGGTGAGGATTTACCTCTCCGGGCTCCTGGGGAGCTACTTCCCCCACCTGGCATTTCTCTCCACGGAGGAGATAACCCCGGGCGTCAGGCTTCATGCCGCAGGGCAGGTAAAGGGAAGCCTCTTCCCCCGCGGGGAGAAGGAGGCCAGGGCCGACAGGAAGCCGAGAAAACCAAGGAAATTCTGGAACAAGACCGACTGA
- a CDS encoding alpha/beta hydrolase: MDGIHSAAPLNQFTWQPGAPADKPLPEPPSPEAFLVVEDGLDHMERMERVSLPSLPADEEVPAEPLEKPDVPPPALKRPVLMVHGYNSNERKFKPLREYLTGGDSPVNKYGGLIKAGSRNRIDPQGNVFEIRFSERWNPVEKNSKELKEAIELICSKTGAREVDLVTHSMGGLDARYCLMEKGEKIHNLVMVSPPNHGAYGADVELRIRQELGVPLFPPTSNPDVIKSLNELREVRVEEGMIINPFLARLNSEWPTQAKRANVTIITGVGTPTLDHDTGITRQGDDMVTEKSAHMDGADFLSVYGPMKDRHGKILSDPKIMLMVANALASAD; encoded by the coding sequence ATGGACGGAATACACTCTGCAGCACCACTCAATCAATTCACCTGGCAGCCGGGGGCGCCGGCCGACAAGCCCCTGCCTGAGCCGCCTTCACCGGAGGCCTTCCTCGTGGTGGAAGACGGGCTTGACCACATGGAGAGGATGGAAAGAGTCTCCCTTCCCTCCCTGCCTGCCGACGAGGAGGTGCCTGCCGAGCCCCTCGAAAAGCCCGATGTGCCGCCGCCTGCCCTGAAGCGTCCTGTGCTCATGGTCCATGGCTATAACAGCAACGAGAGGAAATTCAAGCCCCTCAGGGAGTACCTCACGGGGGGAGATTCTCCCGTCAACAAGTACGGCGGCCTCATCAAGGCAGGCTCCCGGAACAGGATTGACCCCCAGGGGAACGTCTTTGAGATACGGTTCAGCGAGCGATGGAACCCTGTTGAGAAAAATTCAAAGGAGCTCAAGGAAGCCATAGAGCTCATCTGCAGCAAGACAGGCGCCAGGGAGGTTGACCTTGTGACGCACAGCATGGGAGGCCTGGATGCACGTTACTGCCTTATGGAGAAGGGAGAGAAGATCCATAACCTTGTGATGGTGTCGCCGCCCAACCACGGGGCCTACGGGGCAGACGTGGAGCTCAGGATCCGCCAGGAGCTTGGAGTGCCTCTCTTCCCCCCCACGAGCAATCCCGACGTGATAAAGTCCCTCAACGAGCTCAGGGAGGTGCGCGTTGAAGAGGGAATGATCATCAATCCTTTTCTTGCCAGGCTCAACAGCGAATGGCCCACCCAGGCAAAGCGCGCCAACGTCACCATCATTACCGGTGTGGGAACGCCCACCCTGGACCACGACACCGGCATCACCAGGCAGGGCGATGACATGGTGACAGAGAAAAGCGCCCACATGGACGGTGCCGACTTCCTCTCTGTCTATGGCCCAATGAAGGATCGCCACGGCAAGATCCTCAGCGATCCCAAGATAATGCTCATGGTCGCCAACGCGCTTGCATCGGCCGATTAA
- a CDS encoding SIS domain-containing protein: MLQQRGAITYNEINQQRDTLQDTIKIINEMRQDLVTWFRQEAFTQVVFTGAGSSYNASLASAKLFMSLTGVTSYAFPSSEILFSGKLPFEERRKTLIVAMSRSGQSSETLWAIDKIKELSKNSKIMVICPHPDSEIIPKADKTIVIEKAKEEATVSTKAFSSFVFAVKIITGLLMQNMPFLTELTKVPSMFETKKYQVEIQQKVIASKFTSVLVAGSGSYYGLACEGSLLMKKISNTPSEACHVLELRHGNAAYGTNQSLVVILASDSLKKGEGVVVGELAAMKCPRLVICEEADSRLGNSDFVFELKSGLSELSRDMLMMPILQELAFYTAISKAYNPDKPKHVVPFIKWKEPYF; the protein is encoded by the coding sequence ATGCTTCAACAGCGTGGTGCCATTACCTATAATGAAATCAACCAGCAGCGTGATACCCTGCAGGACACGATAAAAATCATCAATGAGATGCGCCAGGATCTTGTCACATGGTTCAGGCAGGAAGCTTTCACCCAGGTGGTCTTCACGGGGGCGGGAAGCTCCTATAATGCAAGCCTGGCAAGCGCGAAGCTCTTTATGAGCCTCACCGGCGTCACCTCTTATGCATTCCCGAGCTCAGAGATACTCTTTTCAGGCAAGCTTCCCTTCGAGGAGAGGAGAAAAACCCTGATCGTCGCCATGAGCCGGAGCGGCCAGTCCTCGGAAACCTTGTGGGCCATCGATAAAATCAAGGAGCTCTCGAAGAACTCCAAGATTATGGTCATCTGCCCCCACCCCGACAGCGAGATTATCCCAAAGGCCGACAAGACCATCGTCATTGAGAAGGCCAAAGAGGAAGCCACTGTATCGACCAAGGCCTTCTCCAGCTTTGTCTTTGCCGTCAAGATCATTACCGGCCTCCTCATGCAGAACATGCCCTTTCTCACGGAGCTCACCAAGGTGCCCTCCATGTTTGAAACCAAGAAATACCAGGTGGAGATCCAGCAGAAAGTCATTGCCAGCAAGTTCACCAGCGTGCTCGTGGCGGGAAGCGGCTCCTATTACGGGCTTGCCTGCGAGGGAAGCCTTCTGATGAAAAAGATTTCCAACACGCCTTCCGAAGCGTGCCATGTGCTGGAGCTCCGCCATGGCAATGCAGCCTACGGAACAAACCAGTCTCTTGTGGTGATTCTCGCGTCAGACTCGCTGAAAAAGGGCGAGGGTGTCGTGGTGGGCGAGCTCGCCGCGATGAAATGCCCCAGGCTGGTCATATGCGAGGAGGCAGACAGCCGCCTGGGCAACAGCGACTTTGTCTTTGAGCTGAAATCAGGCCTTTCGGAGCTCTCAAGGGATATGCTCATGATGCCGATCCTGCAGGAGCTCGCTTTCTATACCGCCATATCCAAGGCTTACAATCCTGACAAGCCGAAGCATGTCGTGCCCTTCATCAAGTGGAAGGAGCCCTACTTCTAG